GGCCAGCCATGGGAAGTTCTGAGATACTGACTCATCCTCTCCTGTGTTCTTCCCTGCATGTCACTCTCTGATCCCAGATGTTTTAAAGACTTCCAGCTGCAGAGGACCAATAAGCTGGAGCTGCGTAAGCCGCCGGAGGACGTGAGTGTGGTTCGCAGGACAGAGATCTGCTTTGCCCAGGCCCGCTGGTgtctcactgaggaggatggacaGCTGGGCATCGCTGAGCTGGAGCTGCAGAGGTTCATGTACAGCAAGGTGAGCAGGGGGCAGGGAGGACACTGCTGCTCTGTCCTAACAAGGAGATGACCATAACTCTTTTGATACTGTGCTTTGGCTAGAGAGctgggcccatattcacaaaaaGTCTCAGATTAGGAGTGCTGAAATAGTATCTGTTTAGCCTCTTAGATAATACGATATGGACAAGGGATACCTGATCCTAGATTagtactctgagatgctttatgaatgcGGGCCCTGATGTTGATGCTAAACATCTGTTAAACTGTCTCCTTCCACAGCTGAACAAGTCAGATGACACAGCAGAGCATCTCCTGGAACTGGGCTGGTTCACCATGAACAACCTGCTCCCCAACGCTGCATACAAGGTCAGGAAATGATGCTTATCTCTGACCTTTTCTTTGGTAAGGGCAGTCAACAGCTCATTTTTACAACCGGTGGCGCTATGAACCTGTGAAGCTTACAAATATTGCATCTGAAAGGGATCTCTTATAGTACAAGCCTTTTTGTTGAGTTTTTCAGTCTTTTGTCAGAAACAAGACGTTTCCATCTCCTGCTGTTACTGATCCAATGATTCCAGGTCCTATTGCACCCAAAACGTGCTCACAAAGACCTCCTAAAGCAGTGTTTGCTTGTGTTGATAACTCTCTACTTGGTTTCCTATGTGCAGCATGTGAGGGTATGTATGGTGCTGGTACAGTAACTGGGTGTTCATGTCACTGTTGTTGACACCATCATGCTTATCCAGTCAGCATCACGGAAATCCCTCTCAGAATATAAtgtatatgtcccaaatggcaccctatttcctacatagtccactacttttgaccagaggcctatgggccTTGGTTAATAGTAGTCCATTATTcatggaatagggtaccatttgggacgtatccttTGTTATTCAACATTGCATGTCCACCATGGGACTGGGTCATTCCAATGCCCACCTCCAGTCCTTCCTCTTATTGCGTGCTCCACACTGCATTTGCACCGTCATCTGAATGTTTTACGGTACCATGTCTTACGTCACTGTGTAAGTCAGGTTTGTTTTCCAAATGTTTTCCTGTTCATATGGGAGGAAAAATCCATGAATTGATTCATTTATCCTCCTGCTCAGCATTCATGCTGTATGGAGACATTTCAGATTCATTTTATTGTCTTTACAGAATATGCTGTATTCTGAATTAAATTGGTTTCCGAAATGACATGAAATATATTTTTGGTATTTCTGCTTCATGAATCAGCAGTTAGGAGCATGGCGTTATTCCAGTGGTTATTTTGGCTGCGTCCTGAATgacaccgtattccctatatagtgcactacttttggggccatttgggatgcagcctctgTGTTGTGACTTTTAACTTCATGAAACCTGTCTCCTAGGTGGTGTTGCGTCCTCAGAGCCCGTGTCAGTCTGGCCGTCAGTTTGCCCTGCGCATCTTCAGTAAGGTCCGCCCCCCAGTGGGAGGCATCTCAGTCAAGGAGCACTTTGAGGTGAGGAGGAAGCATGTGATCATAACACTAGAGATGTGTTAACCTGTTTGATCATAACATTGAAGATCTCATAACATATGTGATCATAACATTAGAGATGTCTTAATGTGATCATAACATTTTTAATTATGAAAGCATTGGGAGCATACAGGTAGATAGTGTTTCTCTGTTGTAATGTGTTTGTGTCACCAGGTGAACGTGGTTCCTCTCACCATCCAGCTCATGTACCAGTTCTTCAAAAGGATGATGGGATTCTTCTTCCCAGGAaggaatgtggaggaggaggaagttgcTGATGAGGAGGACAAGTCCCGAATGGTCACTACTGGTGTGTATTGCCTCTACCTGTTAGCATCCTGCCCAGGGCGAGTACATCAAGCTACAGAAGCAGAAGATAGGTGCCTGCCCTATGGGCCATTCTGACTCGGACAAGGCTTACTTACTTACCAGTTATTGACGTGCAACAGTCATGCTGTACTATATACGTTCACTTGCCCTCAagtctccatccatcctctacaTGTTGACCAGCCTGAAATCCACACCTCTCTCCACCCAACCAATCAATATTAGTTTCCATTATCGTTGCCAACTCTTCAATACCACACATGGTATTGGATTGGTAGTTGCTGTGTAACCCTTGGTGGCTATTAATAGCCTGGGTCTACTGTGACCTTGAGGGCTGTGTGAGACGGTGCATCCCacatggcaacctattccctacatagtgcactatgaccctggtcaaaagtagtgcactataaaagggatAGGGTGCCCTATTGGACATTTTGCAGAGTTACAGGAGTATAGGGTGTGGACTCTGAGGGGTGGTGGAGTCATTCAGAGGTGGTGGTGCTGCTGCTGTCTTTCTTGCACTCACATCCACACTTGTTTTTCTTCCTGGCACTGGTTCTACTGATTGCGGCTATTTCAAAGAAGGGTGTATAACTACAATTACTATGTTATGTGGTTGTTTTTCCTACTACACTTGCAGTGActtgtaaatcgctctggataagagtgtccgCTAAATGACTAATGTAAATTGTATCTCAGGCATGCCTGTCATCAAGCCTCGGCAGCTCTCGGAAGACACCATGGGGGTCATGGGCCCCAGCAAAGGGGTCACCCAGGGCTTGAACCGTACATCTGGGGTCAGGAGGTCCTTCCGAAAGGCTGTTGAGGTATTTGtttttttagtttagtttttttACGAGAAATTCGAGAATATGTATCTTTGTGTTGATGTATCCCCAATGTTCATACAGCCTTACTACGTTGCCACCCAGCTACATCTGCTGGGGTAATTGGCTCGTTGTTTTCACAAGCACTTCCCAATTTTCTTGTTATATACTTATTTTGACCAGCGCTCTATGGGCCTTGTTTAAAAGTACTGAACTATGATGAGTatttagggtgccatttcagatgcagcctTAGGTCTTCCATACTGTATTGAAACCGAAGTATGTCTTATTTCCCTACCTAGCATCCTGTAGATGACATCGACAAGATGAAGGAGAGAGCAGCCATGAATAACTCCTTCATCTACATCAAGATCCCCCAGGTTCCCCTGTGTGTCAGCTATAAGGTAGGTATCACCATGTGCTGAAGTTAAGGGTAGCAACATTTCTGGAAAATCTGGATATGTACCAGAAGTTGTCTGGATTTTGCAACTAGCTAAAGGAGAACGGTACTCAATTCTTTGATTCAAGCCAGTTATTGATTCTATATACATGTCGGTGTGTCAGTGAGTTCATAAATAAACATTCCCCTCGAAGAGAGAtgttgcggcagggtagcctagtggttaaagtgttggactagtaaccgaacggttgcaagttcaaatccctgagctgacaaattcccgttctgcccctgaacaggcagttaacccactgttcctaggccgtcattgaaaaaaataatttgttcttaactgacttgcctagttaaataaaagttaaataacaaATCTCACTCAGCCATTATTAGATGAAGAGGGATGTCATCGTGATTCTGTGTTGACCCCATACCAGGTCACATGTTTTGTTCTCAAACTGGAAAAAATACCTCAACATCtggtgtgttgtcatgtgttttatCTGTTTGTATATTAACCTTCTCACACTGTTGGCTTTTTGTGACTTGGACGTCGTTTTTAATCTTCAGATTTTTCGATTTCATGTCTTCAGAGATTTGCAAAATAATAGTTATTTTCCAATGACAGCATTGTCTTGCATTCCAGATTACATAATCCCATAGCTGATTTGAGTAAATGTTTAATCAATCTGAATGTTTAAtattgaaaatgtaatatttgtgTATGAATATGTAATATAATTAAATGGGAGATAAATAAACACAGACATGTAATGAAGATATGATTATTGTAGAATTATATGAACAACTGTTGTACTTTTTAACTCCCAGACAATGATGTTTCATTATGTATTTTGTGCTTGTGTGTCCACATAGGGAGAGAAAAGCAGTGTTGACTGGAAGGATCTGAACCTGGTTCTACCCTGTCTGGAGTACCACAACAACACGTGGACCTGGCTGGACTTTGCCATGGCTGTTAAGAGGGACAGCAGGAAAGCACTGGTAGCACAGGTACTGCACTGAACCCTGTCCCGCTTATTACTAACCCAACCATTGTGGGGTGAAGTTCGCCtagatacagatctaggatcagcctcCCCTTCCCCTTGACCATTATTTGGGGAAATACCAAAGTAACCCAGGGTCAGCATATAGGGGCAACTTCATCCTACTCCATACTGCACAGAACCCTGGCCTCTCATTACCAACACGGTCATGTCCTACAGTAGCAGTTTGATGGCAAAAATGGCACTTCATGATGTTCCAAGCTGCCAAAATGCCAATCCCTGCCTAAAGCTCTCACAATATAGATATAGGTTACTTCAGTCATATGTCCTATATATTTGGCACTTTTTCCTTTTCACATCCATAGATGCTAAAGGAGTTCCTGaaccatatgttatttcatattttctgAAGTGACCTATGGCATgtgtcctcccctccctctgtgtgtAGATGATAAAGGAGAAGCTGCGTCTGAAGCCGGCGTCGGGCTCTGACTCTCGGAGCAAGGCGTTTGAGGGGAAGTCAGACAGTAGcatgcagcagcagcaggaggaggatgagaaggcCCGACTCCTCATCGGTCTCAGCAGCTCAGACAAGAGTTCCAGCAAGAAGAGCATCTTCAGCCGACGCAAGTGACCCATAGGCCCACATACACTCACACTGAACCAGTACTGTACTGGACCACTGCGCTCTAGTCTATggaagtgtcccaaatggcaccctataccccaCACAGTGAACTAGATTCAAACAGGGCCCTATGgttcctggtcagaagtagtgtagtgtactgtatagaaaatagggtgccatttgggatgcagtctatGGTAGCTACAGTAGCACACGCCCAGGGAATCATGGAAAGGTCAATGTCTTTACTTGCGTATTATCTGATGACACTTGACCTGGTTGAATACTGTATGCTCTGGAGTGAAGATAGAGGTAGCAGGTCATTATGGGGAACAGAGACTGATAATAAAACACACCCTGTTCTTTCTTACCTGGAGGGGGACAAACTACGGCCTGCGAGCCAAGTCCGGCACGCCAGCCAATTAAATATGGCCCACGATGGCTCAAATGATTATTTTAGGATAAACTACTCCAGTCCATATTTGAACGTGCAAAACTATATAGAAAGTATGTAATAATTCTCTCTCAACTGCTGTCCAATGAAGCATGTATTTTCAtgtatgaccagggcccatattcaaTGTGTCTGAGtaggggtgctgatctaggatcaaatCCCCTCCTGTCCATATAATTGTATTTGTTATGATCTAAAAGTAACAACTGATCCtagcctagatcagcactcttttTCTAAGAGGTGTTATGCATACGGGGCCCACTTCTCTGCTAAAAACATGCCAGGGTCTTATTGACCAAATGTATCtttgttttcttgtttttgttttttgtgcCATACATTAAACATTTCATTTTCATTCAATGCATCACACATGGTCCTGAACTTTCAGAATCAGCAGCCTATACTTGTTGCATTAATAGCATGACTGGGGTGATGGGTATTTTATTTTAGTTTCACTGTCTGCTCATTTCCCCTGTAAATCAATTAGAACATTTCATAGTTTATATGTTGACTGTCTCAAAttgcatcctcttccctatatagttcactactttagaggATAGGATGccgaagtagtgcactttatattGGATAGGATGCCATTTAAGATGCAGCTAATGTGATTTGTTGAGAGCATTGTTTCCTGCTGGTTCAGGAATACTGTATCCTCAAGCAAATGTAAATCGGGTAGATTGGAAAACATTTTAATCTCAAATGAAAGCACCTTGACAACCATAGAAATGCTGTCTGTTGCAACAGTTAGAAATGCCTGATTCACTAGTACAGGGGAGATATATTCTAGCCTTGTACTTTTATTATATTGTTGGAATTTTACTCAAGTCTTTATGATACTGTCACACTGACTGGGAAGTGCATCCCTGTAAAAGATCACAAATATATAATTTGGTACCCTGCATGAGACTTCTCCAACAACATATATGCCACAGCAGACTTACGTTTTATACTGCAGTTCCTAAACATATCTGTGCGAAAATATGTTCTTGTTTTCTATTTTATGGCAGTTATTCTGTCCGCTTTGATAGTCTCTGCAAAAATAATTTTGTTGCAGCTTGTCTTGATAATGTTTTGAAATTTTAACACTACAGCACTTTTTAAGCAAAGtattttcagatatttttgtaaCCATGGTTATTTCTTTTCAATCACAACTGTACCTACACCTACTGAGTTTGTTATTCAGTTACAGCTTCCTTAAAGTGCAAGATGTCAAATATTTCAAGAAAAATTGATTATACCTCAATGAAATGAGCGCCATATATGTAACTATAAATGTTTGTCAATAAAATAGTTGTTCTAATGTCTCTTATAACTGAATGTATCATGTATGTTCTCAGAAGGTCACTACAccgttaattttttatttatttcgaAATTAGATGTATGATTGGTTAACAGAAATGTGGCGTTTTGATTTTAGCCGTTATCCCAGTGGAGTGTGAGTGGCTGATTTGATCATTCATCTGACAGGGTGAACTGGAGCGGAATTTCGCCTTCTGTAGAATACCATCGAATGTGAGGTTATCATTCGTCTCTCGAGATGATCAGACCCACCCTGCGCGCTGTTCAGTCATGGCGGGTCAGGAATGTGCGCTCCATGTTTTACAAGGCATTGTAAGACCGTGTTAAAACTAACCAATTGGGAAAATAATGATGTGGGTTTGATCGAGGTTTACCAAGCATTGTGATGGGCAGCAACTCAAGTAAACACAAGGTAAGAGATCTTCAGACGTAGTCTACACCTATCTATGACGTTATCAGGTTTGATCACATGTTTATTCAGACTGCTTTAGCCTACAAATCTACGGTCTGTTCCACATAAGTGATGCATTTATACCTTTTGTATAGTAGGCAAGCCGCTAGCTCGCGACAATATTGGCGTTTAGAAACACGTGAGTTCAGCAAATATAAACCGGTGATGAGCACCTTACTTTGAATAGTTTTTTATGAATATGCATTGGAATATTAATCTGTTTACCGAAATGTATATGTAAACTGAACAATgattttaagaaaatattttacAATGACATTTCACGTGGAGCTGGCCAATATGAGTGCACTGAACTGTTTTTAATGCAAAGCGCCTAAGGGTCCTTGGGGAGTTATATTAAAAGGGACGGGGGAGTGGCTCACTGTGGCTGCTGGGAAATTCTCTTGTTCGGGACGGTTAAGCTAATGtggcatgaggttgtaagtaacatgaacatttcccaggacatagacatctgataggggcagaaagcttacattgtTGTTAGTCTAGCTGcaatgtccaatttacagtagctattacatgGAAAGAATACCATGCAATTGTTTGAGTGCACAatcttgaaaatgtattaataaaccaattaggcacatttgggcagtctagATACATTTTGAGCCGATATGCAATTGTTCGTGGGATCTGTCTAAAACTTTTCATacgctgctgccatctagtggcgaCTGCACTGGAATAAGACAtgtcctttctcttgcatttcaaagatgatggtacaaaaaaaacatgtttttttcattgtattttcttttacccgatctaatgtgttatatgcCTACATAAATGTCAcattccacaaacttcaaagtgtttccttttcaaatggtatcaagaacatgcatatccttgcttcaggtcctgagctacaggcagttagatttgggtatgtcattttaggcaaaaaaaaattataaagggGCTGATCTTTAAGAGGTTTTTAATGAATGTCTTCAACAATCGTTTGTTTATGTTGGCACATATTCATGTGAAATCTCTATCCAATGCGGATTTAGTCCTGCATGATTCTAGTGTGGCATATGCCAGGAAGTAACATCAACAGATGTTTGACATTTAGCTATAGTTACTTGCTACTCACAGCACAACTTGTAATTAGAACCATCACTAATTAGAAAGCCGCTGTCCTCAATGTAGAAACAGGTGCCAAGCCAGGAGAGACGACGCAATCAAGGTTGGCATGGCCTTCTCTCCAATATTGGAATATCCTTTACTGATGGACTTCGCCACCTTGGCCCACCTGTTCTGGCCACACAGGGCATGGTGCTCGGCAGCGGAGCCCCAATCCCTGAGGACCTCCTCCCCCCAGGACACAGCCCTCAGAAGCCTGGCATGGAGTCGACTCTCCCTGGCTtcatctctgtctttctgccaGAGTTCCCACACCGTACATTTACTGGGCAAGACGATTTCCAGGTAGTCCTCCTTAACTTCATTTGGATTGAACACCTGGACCACACATGATTTCAATCTTTGATGAAAACGTTGTCTCTTCAGCAGATGTAATGAAATCATTCATTGATAGGCAAACAACCGATAAATCAGTAACTTTTTACTTCTTGGTTATTCTAtatggggggggggaataaatGATATGATGGTCTATCTGGTGTGAAACCTACCTTGAATGATATTGAATAATATTGCAACATTTGAATCTCACTCTCTCCATGACATTCAGATCCTGGGCTTCATAGCCAAAGGCTCCTTTGGTCCTATCTTGAAAGTAAAGGACCGGTCGAAGGAGAAGACTTATGCCGTTAAGGTGAATCTCCTCAGCCTCCTGTCACATCACATTTTACCAGCACCATATTTCATGTGACATCTACACACATCTAGTGTATTCTATTCCTACCCTGCATTTCATTTTTATTGTATTGTGTTGCTCTACAGGTTTTACCCAAGTCTGAGATACTTAAGCATGGGGTCCTGGAACAGTCAAAGGAGGAGGTCATCATTCAGGTAGGTCACACAGCAGGATGACCTGTAAGGCTGCTATCCTAGCTTAGCTCCTGACTTTGTTTCCAGCATGTTATCCCTAAACTATGACTCACTGAGCTCTGACAATGACTATGACAACAAACATGGTCCCATGGAGCTTttgctgaacaaaaataaaataaaaacatttgccATCGTTGAAAATACCTGGTTACATTCAGATCCCTCCTAAATCACATTTAGTTATACTGAGTGTCTTTGCTGACATCCACactgttgctgtgtgtgttgcCTGTTGCGTTGCAGCGGCAGCTCAGCCACCCATTCCTCCACAATCTGCAGGACTGCTGGCAGACCCAGCGCCACCTCTTCATTAGTGAGTGACTAATGTGATATAGCTAGATCCCTATTTATCCGCTCCTCTCTTTAACCTCCCTGTGTCTCACATAGGAGCTTCCCACTGGGTATGTCAgttcaacgttgattcaaccagtgtgtgcccaatgGGTTGTCTCACTCTCCCTAGCAGGAGTGTTAACTATGGCATTATCTGGCCTTTCTGCTATTTACTGTTGTCTCCTCAGTCTGAGCCCCATGACTCGTCTGAAGAATTATACTGCCACCTACTGAGATTTTAGTGTGTATCATACAGTCCTGTGGCCTCTGAACCGAATTTCCCTTCCTTTAGATTTTTTAATAGCACCCTTATTAGTGGATAAAGGCATGTTTGAGTTCGTGTCTCTCACTGACACTTAGCTCCTTCCCCAACATCAGCCCTTTCCCTTCCTATGCTTCCCCCAGCCTTAAAAAAACTTGCAACTCTGTGACTTACGACAAATTAATTTTCTCCTATTGCTTCTCTCCTCCACTGCTCCTTCCTTTTCAAGTGCTTGTGTTTCAGCAGGGGTCATCTACTCCCAGCCCTGGATCAGtgtactgtacatagccttgTTATGTACTAAGATGGATcattgtgtgtgactgtgtctgtctTCCTACAGTGTGTGAGTACTGCAGTACTGGAGACCTGTACACCTACTGGATACTGAAGGGCCAGTTTGGGGATGATGAGGCTCGGGTGTTCGCTGCAGAGCTAGGCTGTGCTTTGGGTGAGTGTCCCTCAAGTGTGTATACACTTGTATATTCTCCAAAAATGTGTATGAGATCATTGTTTAAGTTTCACCTTTACTCATTATAATGGGTGTGTCTGATCGGTAGGTTTCCTTCACGACTTTGGGATCATGCATAGGGATGTGAAGGTATGAACGTTTGTTTTGATCATGAACATTATTCTTTGTACATAAATCTTGCAACTAAATGACTCATATTTATAACTTCACTGGAAAGTTTATAATCATCTGATTATTCTGAATTTTTTAGATGGAGAATGTCCTTCTGTCTGACCAAGGTAATGCtggcttaaaaaaatatattaatatataaacCATTTagtagacacttttatccaaagcagtTTACAGAACAGTCATGCATgtgtagcacatggggatgtgtgaaacgTACTGCTCAGCCTTAAGTGTCCTGCTTGCGCCGTCTCATTAGCTAGCTTTTGAGGTGGCGCTATCAGCTAAGCCGCTTGAGGGAGGACGGTCACGTGTATTTTGCGAGGCAGAGATCGCAGGTTCGCAAACAGGCCGAATCGGGAGGAAGTTGTACTCGCTAAGCAAACAGCGTGACGTTCTTTACACATGCATACATTTGACGTATGGTTTAGTTTACTTTCTACTGCAAAAAATATAAGACAACACTAGAGGGCCTTATAATACAGTGGAcacagtgttgttgttgttgggaatATTCTCGAAGATATAATTTTTATGGTGAAAGTAGTTTAAGCTTCATATTAGTCAGGTAGAATAACTGGAATTGGATTTGTAAAGTACTGTATGTAAAATACTGCTGTATCTGTTTAATGCAGGTCACCTGCGTTTAGCTGACTTTGGACTTTCTCGCCGTCTTGAGCGGGGCGCAAGAGCATTTACAATTTGTGGGACAATCCAATACATGGGTGAGATTCTTGGGATCGCGCAAAGATAATGGTCACTACACATGAGGCACCTATTATAATCTCACTGGGATGGTCCTCTGTCCAAACAGCTCCTGAAGTCCTGAGTGGGGGTCCCTACAGCCATGCTGCTGATTGGTGGTCTCTCGGCATTCTGTTGTTCTCAATGGTGACTGGAAAGGTGTGGTCACCACCACAGTTCATCTTAATTAAATGAATATGTCATGATGTAATAGCTGTTAGAAAGGTTGTTTTTCTTCTTATTTTAAGCTGTCCTGTCATGCAAATCTAAATGCTAGTCTAGAGATGTTGTTGGTGCTAATTCTGTCGTCTCCATAGTTCCCTGTACCTCCAGAGCCAGACCACTGCAACATGCTGAGAAAGGTCAGAGACTGCCCATACTCCATACCCAAGACCTTCAGGCCTGCGCTAGCCCTTCTGCTCACAGAGGTCAGAAGTCATCTGTAGTAGGATTGTCTAAGAGTATCAACAAAATACCAtcaccacaaattctcaatgcttttctttctttctccatcCTGTTTGTGACTCCAGCTCCTATGCAAGAACCCAGCCCATCGCCTACATAGCCTGGAGCGCTTCAAAAGGCAGGTGTTTTTCCATGGCACTTCCTTTGACTCTCAGCTACTACAGAAGAGACCTGTTGAATTAATTCTTGAACTGAAGAACCATCCTGATCGTCCAGTCAAAGCAATGCGGGGCCTGTCTATGGACTACTTCCAGAACTTTGACTGTGACATCCTCCACTCCCCTACCAGCCCCACTGACCTGTCACCTACCTTGGCCAACATTGACCTGAGCCAGGCTCTGGCTACAGCTCAGGGTTGTAGTGAATGAGATGTGCCTGTTCTACTTTGCCTCAATACTGCCTGCAAATTAATGGAAACATTTGATATATACTTTGTACCGCATGTATACTTGGTTGTGAAAAAGctactgtacagtgcatttggaaagtattcagactcattgactttttccatattttgttacgttacagccttattctaaaatttattaaattgttttctTCCCTCttaatctagacacaataccccatatagacaaagcaaaaacaggcttagaaaatttagcaaatgtataaaactgaaatatcacatttacataaatattcagaccctttactcagtacttaattgaagcacctttggcagtgattacagcctcaagtcttcttgggtatgacgctacaagcttggcgcacctgtattcagggagtttctccaattattttctacagattctctcaagcgttgtcaggttggatggggagcgtcgctgtacagctagtttcaggtctctccagagatgttcgatctggctcgggctctggccgggccactcatggacattcagagacttatcccgacgctgctcttgcattgtcttggctgtgtgcttagggttgttgtcctgttgaaaggtgaacctttgccccagtctgaggtcctgagcactctggaactTGTTTTAATCAAGTgtatctctgtacttttctccgttcatctttccctcctgactagtctctcagtccctgccgctgataaacatccccacagtatgatgctgccaccaccatgcttcactgtagggatggtgccaggtttcctccagacgggacgcttggcattcaggtcaaaaagttcaatcttgttttcatcagaccagagaatcttgtttctcatggtttgagtgctttaggtgtcttttggcaagcttttacagaggagtggcttccgtctgcccactctaccataaacgcctaattggttgagtgctgcagagatggttgttcttctggaatgttctcccatctccacagaggaactctggagctctgtcggagtgttcgggttcttggtcacctccctgaccaaggcccttttcccgcaattgctcagtttggccgggtagccagctctaggaagagtcttattataccataatttgcaaataaattcataaaaaatcctacaatgtgattttctggattttttttcttctaattttgtctgtcatagttgaagtgtacctatgatgaaaatgacaggcctctctcatctttttaagtgggagaacttgcacaattggtggctgactaagtacttttttgccccactgtatacatttgcaaacatttctaaaaacctgttttcgctttgtcgttatggggtatgtAGATTAAGAAAAAATTTAGtcaataaattttagaataatgttgtaatgtaacaaaatgtggaaaaagtcaaggcgtctgaatactttgcgaatgcactgcacagtcgtggccaaatgttttgagaatgacacaaatattaatttccacaatttactgcttcagtgtctttagatattttgtcagatgttactatggaatactgaagtataattacaagcatttcataagtgtcaa
Above is a window of Oncorhynchus kisutch isolate 150728-3 linkage group LG18, Okis_V2, whole genome shotgun sequence DNA encoding:
- the LOC109909432 gene encoding ribosomal protein S6 kinase-related protein-like: MGSNSSKHKKQVPSQERRRNQGWHGLLSNIGISFTDGLRHLGPPVLATQGMVLGSGAPIPEDLLPPGHSPQKPGMESTLPGFISVFLPEFPHRTFTGQDDFQILGFIAKGSFGPILKVKDRSKEKTYAVKVLPKSEILKHGVLEQSKEEVIIQRQLSHPFLHNLQDCWQTQRHLFIMCEYCSTGDLYTYWILKGQFGDDEARVFAAELGCALGFLHDFGIMHRDVKMENVLLSDQGHLRLADFGLSRRLERGARAFTICGTIQYMAPEVLSGGPYSHAADWWSLGILLFSMVTGKFPVPPEPDHCNMLRKVRDCPYSIPKTFRPALALLLTELLCKNPAHRLHSLERFKRQVFFHGTSFDSQLLQKRPVELILELKNHPDRPVKAMRGLSMDYFQNFDCDILHSPTSPTDLSPTLANIDLSQALATAQGCSE